In the genome of Cetobacterium ceti, one region contains:
- a CDS encoding argininosuccinate synthase — MKDKIVLAYSGGLDTSVIIPWLKDNYDCEVIAVVVNVGQKEDFKSVEEKAYLIGASKFYAIDKTEEFVEEYVFPTLKMGGVYENKYLLGTAMARPVITKALVEIAQKEKAKYIAHGATGKGNDQVRFELGVKALDPTIEIIAPWRIWDIKSREEEIAYLEEKGITLPFPKKSPYSRDENIFHISHEGFDLELPENEPNYDNILQWTNTVENAPDKGEYIKLEFIKGIPVKLNDETLSGSEIISKLNKIGGLHGIGILDMVENRLVGMKSRGVYETPGGTILFYAHEELERLCLDKDTAHMKQLLSQEFSKLIYNGKWFTTLRKSLSAFGDITQEYVTGEVKIKLYKGNMILAGCKSPYSLHSESFSTFEGDNVYNQKDAEGFINLFGLPLKIESLLKRPVKLHE, encoded by the coding sequence ATGAAAGACAAAATAGTATTAGCATATTCAGGAGGATTAGATACATCTGTTATAATTCCATGGCTAAAAGATAATTATGATTGTGAAGTTATAGCCGTAGTTGTAAATGTTGGGCAAAAGGAAGATTTTAAATCTGTTGAAGAAAAAGCCTATTTAATTGGTGCAAGTAAATTCTATGCTATTGATAAAACTGAGGAGTTTGTAGAAGAATACGTATTCCCAACTTTAAAAATGGGAGGAGTTTATGAAAATAAATATTTATTAGGAACTGCCATGGCAAGACCTGTTATTACTAAAGCCTTAGTTGAAATTGCTCAAAAAGAAAAGGCTAAATATATTGCTCATGGTGCCACTGGAAAAGGGAATGATCAAGTTAGATTTGAACTAGGTGTTAAAGCTTTAGATCCAACTATTGAAATCATTGCCCCTTGGAGAATCTGGGATATAAAATCTAGAGAGGAAGAGATCGCCTATTTAGAAGAAAAAGGTATTACTTTACCATTTCCTAAAAAATCTCCATACAGTAGAGATGAAAATATCTTCCATATAAGTCATGAAGGATTTGATTTAGAGCTTCCTGAAAATGAGCCTAATTATGATAATATTTTACAATGGACAAATACAGTGGAAAATGCTCCTGATAAAGGTGAATATATAAAACTTGAGTTTATAAAGGGAATTCCAGTTAAGTTAAATGATGAAACATTATCTGGAAGCGAAATAATAAGTAAACTCAATAAAATCGGTGGTCTTCACGGAATTGGAATTTTAGATATGGTTGAAAATAGATTGGTTGGAATGAAATCTAGAGGTGTTTATGAAACTCCAGGCGGAACAATTTTATTTTATGCCCATGAAGAATTAGAAAGATTATGTTTAGATAAGGACACTGCCCATATGAAACAATTACTATCACAAGAGTTTTCAAAATTAATATATAATGGTAAATGGTTTACTACTTTAAGAAAATCTTTAAGTGCTTTTGGTGATATAACTCAAGAATATGTTACAGGGGAAGTTAAAATAAAACTTTACAAAGGAAATATGATTTTAGCAGGTTGTAAATCTCCATATTCTTTACATTCAGAATCTTTTTCAACCTTTGAAGGGGATAATGTATACAATCAAAAAGATGCTGAAGGATTTATAAATCTATTTGGATTACCTTTAAAAATAGAATCTCTATTAAAAAGACCTGTAAAATTACACGAATAA
- the argH gene encoding argininosuccinate lyase — MQYFSGRFKEKADKLILDFHSSIGFDQRLYKYDILGSIAHVKGLAKGNIISQEEKNLIEKTLIEILDDIENGKIKFSIAYEDIHMNIEKILIDRIGDVGKKLHTGRSRNDQVALDMKLFAKDEVKIIQSFLIELLDEIKILGEENLKTYMPGFTHLQKAQPISFSHYILAYGEMFKRDFLRLENAFELMNYSPLGAAALGGTTYPIDREYTASLLGFKGPTLNSLDSVSDRDYLIEIMSSLSLLIMHLSKFSEDLIIYSSNEFNYIEISDGFSTGSSIMPQKKNPDAAELIRGKTGRVYGNLMGLLTTMKGLPLGYNKDMQEDKEAFFDSVDTIKGCLKVFIGMVKTLKINKDILLLACKEGFINATDVADYLTIKGLSFRDAYKITGEIVKYSIENKLTLDTLSITEYKKFSPYFFEDVYKYISIENCVEKRLSFGGTASKNIKIQLDELTLFLKRAKENLLNYI; from the coding sequence ATGCAATATTTTTCAGGTAGATTTAAAGAGAAAGCAGATAAACTTATTTTAGATTTTCACTCATCCATAGGGTTTGACCAAAGACTTTACAAATATGATATTTTAGGAAGTATCGCCCATGTGAAAGGACTTGCTAAGGGAAATATTATTTCTCAAGAGGAGAAAAATCTTATTGAAAAAACTTTAATTGAAATTTTAGACGATATTGAAAATGGAAAAATCAAATTTTCAATTGCCTATGAAGATATTCATATGAATATTGAAAAAATTTTAATAGACAGAATTGGAGATGTGGGGAAAAAATTACATACTGGAAGAAGTCGAAATGATCAAGTTGCACTAGATATGAAACTTTTTGCCAAGGATGAAGTAAAAATAATTCAATCTTTTTTAATTGAATTATTGGATGAAATTAAAATCTTAGGTGAAGAAAATTTAAAAACATATATGCCAGGATTTACCCATTTACAAAAAGCTCAACCAATTTCTTTTAGTCATTATATTTTAGCCTATGGAGAGATGTTTAAAAGAGATTTTTTAAGATTAGAAAATGCCTTTGAACTTATGAACTATTCACCTTTAGGAGCTGCTGCTTTAGGGGGAACAACATATCCTATAGATAGAGAATATACTGCTTCACTTTTAGGTTTTAAGGGACCAACGTTAAATAGTTTAGATAGTGTTAGTGATAGAGATTATCTAATAGAAATTATGAGTTCCTTGTCACTTCTTATAATGCACCTGTCTAAATTTTCAGAAGATCTTATAATTTATAGTTCCAATGAATTTAATTATATTGAAATAAGTGATGGTTTTTCTACAGGAAGTAGTATAATGCCTCAGAAAAAAAATCCCGATGCAGCAGAATTAATTCGTGGAAAAACAGGAAGAGTTTATGGAAATTTAATGGGATTACTTACAACAATGAAGGGACTGCCTTTAGGATATAATAAGGATATGCAAGAGGATAAAGAGGCTTTTTTTGATAGTGTAGATACAATTAAAGGTTGTTTAAAAGTTTTCATAGGTATGGTTAAAACTTTAAAAATAAATAAAGATATTTTACTTTTAGCATGTAAAGAGGGGTTCATCAATGCTACAGATGTTGCAGATTATTTAACTATAAAAGGATTAAGCTTTAGAGATGCCTATAAAATAACAGGAGAAATTGTAAAATATTCAATTGAAAATAAACTTACGTTAGATACACTTTCTATTACTGAGTATAAGAAATTTTCTCCTTATTTTTTTGAAGATGTATATAAATATATTTCCATTGAAAATTGTGTGGAAAAAAGATTATCCTTTGGAGGAACAGCTTCTAAAAATATTAAAATACAATTGGATGAATTAACTTTATTTTTAAAAAGAGCTAAAGAAAATCTTTTAAATTATATTTAA
- a CDS encoding SHOCT domain-containing protein: MDYYGGMWMFPFFGIIVFVIIIVLIFKGISGNKSNENIFHSESALEILNKRYAKGEISKEEYEEMKKTILK, translated from the coding sequence ATGGATTATTATGGAGGGATGTGGATGTTTCCATTTTTTGGAATTATTGTATTTGTGATTATTATTGTTCTTATTTTTAAAGGAATCAGTGGTAATAAATCTAATGAAAATATTTTTCATTCAGAATCTGCTTTAGAGATTTTAAACAAACGATATGCTAAAGGAGAAATATCTAAGGAAGAATATGAGGAAATGAAAAAAACTATTTTAAAATAG
- a CDS encoding efflux RND transporter periplasmic adaptor subunit: protein MKKKIIFIIILGSIFLGCEKKKVEKIEKKEKSTVETQIAKIENASGFIDVDGVIEAKDTKKIFVDKKLKVKEVYIQEGDYVEKGELLMTFDETERNKIKRTLAKEEINLSKLKRNYNVAKELYKIGGTSSNDVKELAEEIKIVQLNIEGYKEDLSKTAEKIISPVSGTVISLYAQDNYSVNTDEPLLELADLSDIKILLEVPEYNIKDIKLNQSLLIKPEVFEKKKSFQGEVIKISRISRVSKTTSENIVEVEVKPEKEIPYIIPGFKVSARIYTENKRPEVLIPDRALNYEDGKYFVYVQNENKNIEKQYVEFEDIKGDKVIIKNGIKEGDIYFLNPRKDIKNS from the coding sequence TTGAAGAAAAAAATTATATTCATAATAATTTTAGGAAGTATTTTTTTAGGATGTGAAAAGAAAAAGGTAGAAAAAATAGAGAAAAAAGAAAAGAGTACAGTTGAAACTCAAATAGCCAAAATTGAAAATGCCAGTGGATTTATAGATGTGGATGGGGTTATTGAAGCTAAAGATACAAAAAAAATCTTTGTGGATAAGAAACTAAAAGTAAAAGAGGTTTATATTCAAGAGGGAGATTATGTTGAAAAGGGAGAGCTCTTAATGACCTTTGATGAAACAGAAAGAAATAAAATTAAAAGAACCCTTGCTAAGGAGGAAATTAACCTTTCTAAGCTAAAAAGAAATTACAATGTAGCAAAGGAACTTTATAAAATAGGAGGGACATCTAGTAATGATGTAAAAGAATTAGCTGAAGAAATTAAAATTGTCCAATTAAATATTGAAGGGTATAAAGAAGATTTATCTAAAACTGCTGAAAAAATTATAAGCCCTGTAAGTGGAACAGTTATAAGCTTATATGCTCAAGATAACTACTCTGTTAATACAGATGAACCACTTCTAGAATTAGCAGATCTTTCAGATATTAAAATACTCCTTGAGGTTCCTGAATATAATATTAAGGATATTAAATTAAATCAAAGTTTACTTATAAAACCTGAAGTTTTTGAAAAGAAAAAATCTTTTCAAGGGGAGGTTATAAAAATTTCTAGAATTTCAAGGGTATCTAAAACAACTTCTGAAAACATTGTAGAAGTAGAAGTAAAACCAGAAAAAGAAATTCCCTATATTATTCCAGGATTTAAAGTTTCTGCAAGAATCTATACGGAAAATAAAAGACCTGAAGTTCTTATTCCTGACAGAGCTTTAAACTATGAAGATGGAAAATATTTTGTATATGTTCAAAATGAAAATAAAAATATAGAAAAACAATATGTTGAATTTGAAGATATAAAAGGAGATAAGGTTATTATAAAAAACGGAATAAAAGAGGGAGATATTTATTTTCTTAACCCTAGAAAGGATATAAAAAATTCATGA
- a CDS encoding thioredoxin family protein, whose product MEIKILGGCCKNCETLLKTVNEVLEELQIKGNVSKVTDFIEIAKYGVMKTPGLVIDNKVIFSGRVPDKKEIKEIFQGK is encoded by the coding sequence ATGGAAATTAAAATTTTAGGTGGTTGTTGTAAAAATTGTGAAACTCTTTTAAAAACTGTAAATGAAGTTTTAGAAGAGCTACAAATCAAAGGAAATGTTAGTAAAGTTACAGATTTTATTGAAATAGCAAAATATGGAGTAATGAAAACTCCAGGACTTGTTATAGATAATAAAGTTATTTTTTCAGGACGTGTTCCTGATAAAAAAGAAATAAAAGAGATTTTCCAGGGTAAATAA
- a CDS encoding YadA-like family protein — protein sequence MKKVYFNILGIFILTGVLTYGSEVHGVSLGDKASANPYRTVAIGKNAKATDYNSVAIGEDSISSGNSSIALGTEASASEKKSISIGLQSKATDNQAISIGTLSKATKHSAIALGAGAEANGASSVAIGFGSSSSERETVSFGSKDIKRRLTNIADGKDDNDGVNMSQLNKTNDKVKNNRESIENLSNNIKHNNQDINNKFNKMDKKMNRGLSLMAAMSSLDFGTIPNSNDVVIAGAVGNYGDSQSVALGMAMEPSDRLGVNIKYSVSTEDIKTSAIGVGTRYRFSL from the coding sequence GTGAAAAAAGTATATTTTAATATTTTAGGAATTTTTATTTTAACAGGAGTTTTGACTTATGGATCTGAAGTTCACGGAGTATCTTTAGGAGATAAGGCATCTGCAAATCCATATAGAACAGTAGCTATTGGAAAAAATGCTAAGGCTACAGATTATAATAGTGTTGCAATAGGAGAAGATTCTATTTCTTCTGGAAACAGTTCTATTGCCTTAGGAACTGAGGCTTCAGCTTCAGAAAAAAAATCTATTTCTATAGGATTACAATCAAAAGCTACAGATAATCAAGCTATTTCAATTGGAACTCTTTCTAAAGCTACAAAACATTCAGCTATTGCTTTAGGTGCTGGTGCTGAAGCTAATGGTGCTTCCTCTGTAGCTATAGGTTTTGGTTCTTCAAGTTCAGAAAGAGAAACTGTATCATTTGGCTCAAAGGATATAAAAAGAAGACTTACTAATATCGCCGATGGTAAAGATGATAATGATGGAGTTAATATGAGTCAACTTAATAAAACTAATGATAAAGTCAAAAATAATAGGGAAAGTATAGAAAATCTTTCAAATAATATTAAACATAATAATCAAGATATTAATAATAAATTCAATAAAATGGATAAAAAAATGAATAGAGGACTTTCACTAATGGCAGCTATGTCTTCTCTTGATTTTGGAACTATTCCTAATTCTAATGATGTGGTAATAGCTGGAGCAGTCGGAAATTATGGAGATAGTCAATCAGTTGCTCTTGGAATGGCTATGGAACCAAGTGATAGACTTGGAGTTAACATTAAATATTCTGTTTCAACAGAAGATATTAAAACATCTGCAATTGGAGTTGGAACAAGATATAGATTCAGTCTATAA
- a CDS encoding GNAT family N-acetyltransferase, with translation MSIDIKVVFPNVYDAAKIVNYMEQIGKESDFLSFGEEGPQMTLSKEIGYIQHLQEENTKSFMLLFKKGEEIVGITTISIREDRPRMSHFGILGISILKKYWGLGYGNFLMEETLKISKERGIKKINLEVRTDNERAIKLYNKYNFEIEGKIIKNTFINNEYFDCYMMGREI, from the coding sequence ATGTCTATAGATATAAAAGTAGTATTTCCAAATGTATATGATGCAGCTAAAATCGTTAACTATATGGAACAAATAGGTAAAGAAAGTGATTTTTTAAGCTTTGGAGAAGAAGGGCCTCAAATGACCTTGTCAAAAGAAATTGGATACATTCAGCATTTACAGGAGGAAAATACAAAATCTTTTATGCTCCTATTTAAAAAAGGGGAAGAAATAGTAGGTATAACAACTATTTCAATAAGAGAAGACAGACCTAGAATGAGTCATTTTGGAATATTAGGAATTTCTATTTTAAAAAAATATTGGGGATTAGGATATGGGAATTTTTTAATGGAAGAAACTTTAAAAATTTCAAAAGAGCGAGGAATTAAAAAGATTAATTTAGAAGTTAGAACAGATAATGAAAGAGCTATAAAATTATATAATAAATATAATTTTGAAATAGAGGGGAAAATTATAAAAAATACATTTATTAACAATGAATATTTTGATTGTTATATGATGGGAAGAGAAATTTAA
- a CDS encoding TolC family protein, whose amino-acid sequence MKKILLGQIILGTFLYGSEVSLDELLKSVEKNSYENKLYNIKKEENKEQEKILKKGKYNGINIQGESEYKKNQEKYILKNKATFGDFYIEGEKEKQLNSKGSLGIEISLKDKIFSREDSQLRNLTNKKYIDKIDYIENLKNEKIKLIELYKNYKDNEFELKLKENALKTLEKEKSILEKSYSLGNISKIDLNSLMVTYNNLQLEIKNIKSILKQIKKIFFYEFQIEIGDQKLKEIHSENNNLEKYIKNIGKNSIEKLELEKNISEENLKYIKYDNKVPEFYIGGERNLENSDNRIFLRFSKDIFYEDTRYIEEKSSLEKININLEREKNKILSDHYKIEDSYFTLEKEFLILKNRSTLEKDKYEIKKIENKLGKISYTEVMETFDNYLELEVLKEKAKNSLNSYMYIIKIKGE is encoded by the coding sequence ATGAAAAAAATTCTCTTAGGTCAAATTATTCTAGGAACTTTTTTATATGGAAGTGAAGTTTCCCTAGATGAACTTCTAAAAAGTGTTGAAAAAAATTCCTATGAAAATAAACTTTATAATATAAAAAAAGAAGAAAATAAAGAACAAGAAAAAATTTTAAAAAAGGGAAAATATAATGGAATAAATATTCAAGGGGAAAGTGAATATAAAAAAAATCAAGAGAAATATATTTTAAAAAATAAGGCTACCTTTGGAGACTTTTATATAGAAGGAGAAAAGGAAAAACAATTGAACTCAAAGGGTTCTTTAGGGATTGAAATAAGTTTAAAAGATAAAATTTTCTCCCGAGAAGATTCTCAACTTAGAAATTTAACAAATAAAAAATATATAGATAAAATTGATTATATTGAAAATTTAAAAAATGAAAAAATAAAACTTATTGAATTATATAAAAATTATAAAGATAATGAGTTTGAGTTAAAATTAAAAGAAAATGCCTTAAAAACTTTAGAAAAAGAAAAAAGCATTTTAGAAAAATCATATTCTTTAGGAAATATTAGTAAAATTGATTTAAATAGTTTAATGGTAACTTATAACAACTTACAATTGGAAATTAAAAATATTAAAAGTATTTTAAAACAAATAAAAAAAATATTTTTTTATGAATTTCAAATTGAAATAGGAGACCAAAAATTAAAAGAAATTCATTCAGAAAATAACAATTTAGAAAAATATATAAAAAATATTGGGAAAAATTCCATTGAAAAATTAGAGTTAGAAAAAAATATTTCTGAAGAAAATTTAAAATATATAAAATATGATAATAAAGTTCCTGAATTTTATATTGGAGGAGAAAGAAATCTTGAAAATAGTGATAATAGAATATTTTTAAGATTTTCTAAGGATATTTTTTATGAAGACACTCGGTATATTGAAGAAAAAAGTTCTTTAGAAAAGATAAATATAAATTTAGAAAGGGAAAAAAATAAAATTTTAAGTGACCATTATAAAATTGAAGATAGTTATTTTACATTGGAAAAAGAATTTTTAATTTTAAAAAATAGAAGTACTTTAGAAAAAGATAAGTATGAAATTAAAAAAATCGAAAATAAATTGGGTAAAATCAGTTATACAGAGGTAATGGAAACCTTTGATAATTATTTAGAGCTAGAAGTTTTAAAAGAAAAAGCTAAAAATTCACTTAATAGTTATATGTATATTATTAAAATAAAGGGAGAATAG
- a CDS encoding GNAT family N-acetyltransferase, producing the protein MNIIIRNEEKSDYKRVEEVAREAFWNLYIPGAMEHYIVHKIRDHKDFIKELTFVIEVNGKIEGAIFYTHSKIIGKDGVEYKTVSFGPVFISPEFHRMGLGRKLITYSIEQCKKLGYRAITTLGYPYHYNPYGFLGGKKYNIAMGDMNFYKGLLVLPLYDGALDNISGYAEFSQGLEATLEEVEEFDKNFPPKEKCIQESQKEYEKACVQLDND; encoded by the coding sequence ATGAATATAATTATTAGAAATGAAGAAAAAAGTGACTATAAAAGAGTTGAAGAAGTTGCAAGGGAAGCATTTTGGAATCTTTATATCCCAGGTGCGATGGAACATTATATTGTTCATAAAATTCGTGATCATAAGGATTTTATAAAAGAGCTTACCTTTGTAATTGAGGTAAATGGAAAAATAGAAGGGGCAATATTTTATACCCATTCTAAAATTATAGGAAAAGATGGTGTGGAATATAAAACCGTATCCTTTGGGCCTGTATTTATTTCTCCTGAGTTTCACAGAATGGGATTAGGAAGAAAATTAATAACTTATTCCATTGAACAATGTAAAAAATTAGGATATAGAGCTATTACTACTTTAGGGTACCCATATCATTATAATCCCTATGGATTTTTAGGTGGTAAAAAATATAATATTGCTATGGGAGATATGAATTTTTATAAGGGACTTTTAGTTTTACCTTTATATGATGGAGCCCTAGATAATATTTCTGGATATGCTGAATTTTCTCAAGGGCTAGAAGCTACCCTTGAAGAAGTAGAAGAATTTGATAAAAATTTTCCACCTAAGGAAAAATGTATTCAAGAAAGCCAAAAAGAATATGAAAAAGCTTGTGTTCAACTGGATAATGATTAA
- a CDS encoding basic amino acid ABC transporter substrate-binding protein, with product MKRNIFGILIFILSFIFSYGKENTLVVGTNAAFVPFEYMEKGDIVGFDIDLMNKIGKKIGKKIIVKDMTFDGLIPSLQSKKIDLIIAGLSKTKEREKFVDFSEPYFVAKQVILTKDNNSIESLNDLKNKKIGVVLGYTGDILATKNSLNNKIQYDSTPGAIIGLLTDKIDGIIIDSAPGHMYQKKNKGIKVVEINSQEEQYAIAIGKNQKELLNSINKALKEIKEEGYYDELLTKYFK from the coding sequence ATGAAAAGAAATATTTTTGGAATTTTAATTTTTATTCTAAGTTTCATTTTTTCCTACGGAAAGGAAAATACACTAGTTGTTGGAACCAATGCAGCCTTTGTCCCCTTTGAATATATGGAAAAGGGAGATATTGTTGGTTTCGATATTGATCTTATGAATAAAATTGGGAAAAAAATTGGGAAAAAAATTATTGTAAAGGATATGACCTTTGATGGATTAATTCCTAGTTTACAAAGTAAAAAAATTGATTTAATTATAGCTGGATTAAGCAAAACAAAAGAAAGAGAAAAATTTGTAGACTTTTCAGAACCATATTTTGTGGCTAAACAGGTTATTTTAACTAAAGATAATAATTCCATTGAAAGTTTAAATGATTTAAAAAATAAAAAAATAGGAGTTGTTTTAGGTTATACAGGGGATATTCTAGCTACAAAAAATTCCTTAAATAATAAAATTCAATATGATTCAACTCCAGGAGCAATCATTGGACTTTTAACAGATAAAATAGATGGAATAATTATTGATTCTGCTCCTGGGCATATGTATCAAAAGAAAAATAAGGGAATTAAAGTAGTTGAAATTAATTCTCAAGAAGAACAATATGCCATTGCCATTGGAAAAAATCAAAAAGAATTACTAAACAGTATAAATAAAGCCCTGAAGGAAATTAAAGAAGAGGGATATTATGATGAGTTATTAACAAAATATTTTAAATAA
- a CDS encoding ABC transporter ATP-binding protein: MIKVENLNKYYINGNNKLHALKNINFFIDKGEFVGIMGSSGSGKSTLMNILGCLDHEFQGKYILDNIEINELYDETLSEIRNKKIGFIFQAFNLLPKLSALENVELPLIYRGIPKEERLLLAKEALLKVGLKDRINHKPNELSGGQKQRVAIARALVNNPSIILADEPTGNLDSSSEREIMNLLRELNDQGRTIVIVTHEPEIGRECKRVIKFKDGAIIEDVKKL; encoded by the coding sequence ATGATAAAAGTGGAAAATCTTAATAAATATTATATAAATGGAAATAATAAACTTCATGCTTTAAAAAATATAAATTTTTTCATTGATAAAGGTGAATTTGTGGGAATTATGGGAAGCAGTGGAAGTGGAAAATCTACTCTTATGAATATTTTAGGATGTTTAGACCATGAATTTCAAGGGAAATATATTTTAGATAATATAGAAATTAATGAACTTTATGATGAAACTTTATCTGAAATTAGAAATAAAAAAATAGGCTTTATATTTCAAGCTTTTAATTTACTACCTAAACTTTCAGCCCTTGAAAATGTAGAATTGCCATTAATATACAGAGGTATCCCCAAGGAAGAAAGATTACTTTTAGCTAAGGAAGCTCTTCTAAAAGTTGGCCTAAAAGATCGAATTAACCATAAACCCAATGAACTTTCAGGGGGGCAAAAACAAAGAGTAGCAATAGCTAGAGCTTTAGTAAATAATCCCTCTATAATTTTGGCTGATGAACCTACAGGTAATTTAGATAGTTCCTCTGAAAGAGAAATCATGAATCTTTTAAGAGAATTAAATGACCAAGGAAGAACTATTGTTATAGTAACCCACGAACCAGAAATAGGAAGAGAGTGTAAAAGGGTTATAAAATTTAAAGATGGTGCTATTATTGAGGATGTGAAAAAACTATGA
- a CDS encoding 5'-nucleotidase C-terminal domain-containing protein: MKDIFRKTQYIILLFLLSTSIFAKIVKIDIISFNDFHGNVAEDTREKGKNIGMAKMVGYVNEVKKGNPNVIVVSGGDNYQGTAISNLTFGAPVNRMMKAMKVTASAVGNHEFDWGSERIGKWAKEGNFDYLAANIYDKKTGKLVTWAKPYKVIKVDGIKIGIIGLATEETAYQTNAEFVKNIEFKPANEAAQYWVNYLNAGKDKMGKPDIIIAITHIPSAQGENKVISGEELNKLTKVKGISGIITGHSHRTVSGIMNGIPVIQAYKYGRALGRLHIVMEDGKIIEIKPSVDMVSNNKSDIIPDKGTEGILDKETKDLSKVLKVKIGKLNEDLTHDRGGSLSKLGYWATDAMRKAAHAQIGLTNGGGFRRTLYKGDITMGDMYEIMPFDNPLVLVKVTGAQLKKLIDHGIGADFMSDGQFAGVKVKYDPTKEYEHRVVSVVLEDGTPIKDNEIYTVATDGFLVSGGDRYNFKDSVEIKNLFISIRETLVDRVKDEKVVKVPNIDDLLIPVPTSR; the protein is encoded by the coding sequence ATGAAGGATATTTTTAGAAAGACTCAGTATATAATATTATTATTTTTACTGAGCACAAGTATTTTTGCTAAAATAGTTAAAATTGATATTATCAGTTTTAATGATTTCCATGGAAATGTGGCTGAGGACACAAGGGAAAAGGGAAAAAATATTGGAATGGCAAAGATGGTTGGATATGTCAATGAAGTTAAAAAGGGAAATCCTAATGTAATTGTTGTAAGTGGTGGAGATAACTATCAAGGTACAGCAATATCAAATTTAACATTTGGAGCACCAGTTAATAGAATGATGAAGGCTATGAAAGTAACAGCTTCAGCAGTTGGAAACCATGAATTTGACTGGGGAAGTGAAAGAATTGGTAAATGGGCTAAGGAAGGAAATTTTGATTATTTAGCTGCTAATATTTATGATAAAAAAACTGGAAAACTTGTTACATGGGCTAAACCATATAAAGTTATAAAAGTTGATGGAATAAAAATTGGTATTATAGGTCTTGCAACAGAAGAAACAGCTTATCAAACAAATGCAGAATTTGTAAAAAATATTGAATTTAAACCTGCTAATGAAGCTGCTCAATATTGGGTAAATTATTTAAATGCAGGAAAAGATAAAATGGGTAAACCAGATATTATTATTGCAATAACACATATTCCAAGTGCTCAAGGTGAAAATAAAGTTATATCTGGAGAAGAACTAAATAAATTAACTAAAGTTAAGGGAATTTCTGGAATTATTACAGGTCATTCCCATAGAACAGTTTCAGGAATTATGAACGGAATTCCTGTAATTCAAGCTTATAAATATGGAAGAGCTTTAGGAAGATTACATATAGTTATGGAAGATGGGAAAATAATTGAAATTAAACCTTCTGTGGATATGGTTTCTAATAATAAATCAGATATTATTCCAGATAAGGGAACAGAAGGGATTTTAGATAAAGAAACAAAAGATTTATCTAAAGTTTTAAAAGTTAAAATTGGAAAATTAAATGAAGATTTAACTCATGATAGAGGTGGATCTTTAAGTAAATTAGGTTATTGGGCAACAGATGCAATGAGAAAGGCCGCCCATGCACAAATTGGATTAACTAATGGTGGTGGATTTAGAAGAACACTATATAAAGGTGATATTACAATGGGAGATATGTATGAAATTATGCCATTTGATAATCCTTTGGTTTTAGTGAAAGTCACAGGAGCTCAATTAAAGAAATTAATTGACCATGGAATTGGAGCAGATTTTATGTCTGATGGACAATTTGCAGGGGTAAAAGTTAAATATGATCCTACAAAGGAATATGAACATAGGGTTGTTTCTGTAGTTTTAGAAGATGGAACTCCAATTAAAGATAATGAGATTTATACAGTTGCTACAGATGGATTTCTTGTAAGTGGTGGAGATAGATATAATTTTAAAGATTCTGTGGAAATAAAAAATTTATTTATTTCTATTAGAGAAACTCTTGTAGATAGAGTTAAAGATGAAAAAGTAGTAAAAGTACCAAATATAGATGATTTATTAATACCAGTGCCTACCTCTCGTTAG